aagggGATCTTTTAGGGAATTCAAGTACTCTATTATAAGAGAGTATGTTAGGAAATGACAAGAAATACacttggaatattttaaaaaggaccgTATCACAAAGGGACTGATATATATTATGCTAAGGAGGTAGGACTTCCTATGATCCCAAGGAGAGTATTTCATATTTGATAAGATCATGGGACTCCAGATTCTGACTAACTTAAGTTCTAATTCCCAGGGCAAGTTATCGAACTTCTAGaagctcagccattaaaaagaatacatttgaatcagttctaatgaggtggatgaaactggaacctattatacagagtgaagtaagccagaaggaaaaacataaatacagtatactaacgcatatatatggaatttagaaagatggtaacaataaccctgtatacgagacagcaaaagagacactgatgtatagaacagtctttgggactctgtgggagagggagagggtgggataatatgggagaatggcattgaaacatgtataatatcatatatgaaacaagttgccagtccaggttcaatgcacgatactggatgcttgggtctggtgcactgggatgacccagagggatggtacggggagggaggagggaggagggttcaggatggggaacacgtgtataccgtggcagattcattttgatatatggcaaaatcaatacaatattgtaaagttaaaaaataaaattaaattaaaaaacaaaacagtttcaaGTTCCTAGGGTGGCAGGTGATAAGTGAGGTACCACATGTGACATACTTGGCAGAGTACCTGGCACCCAGCAAAACTCAGTCCATGTTTACCCACTGATATATTAATGGTGAGACTACTCATGGAATGTGGTTAAAACACaacaatatttttattcctttattcatcTTGCTTGTACCATGTAGCATTCTTTCCTTGGTCCTGGTTTATAGCTTCACAGTGTGCTATAATTTTTTTGGTCATTTACAAATGGTAAAAGTGTCCACTTATAGTAATAAAGTGTTTTCACATTAGTAATTAAAATGTCCATTGTCAAGTGACACTTAATTTACACACAAAGATTCTGTGTTTCCTGAGCTTCAGCCTGTTCCTGTCTGAGACCTTGCAGTGGCGATTTGGTTGAGCTGAGTCCCTGCTTTCCACCTTGTGCATGTTCCTCTGTGCCTCTAGCTTGATAAGCGCAATTTCAGAACTTGCCAGGGCAAACCTGTgcagagggaaaaggagaggtTATGCAGGAAAGTTTACTTggctaaataaatgaaacaaaattggcATTATATTGATAATTTTGAAGTGACAGTTAACATACATgggtttattttaaattattctatttccattttccattatttgaaatttttacaaATTAAGAGCACTAATACTTTGTTCACTGTGTTTCTGATTTCtggcctcattttattttttttagacaaAATGCTCTTATACTTTCAAACTTCTGGAATGTATTCATTTATAATTCAATACATGGTCAATGTTTTATAAATGTCCTGTGTGTGCCTGAAAATTTTTTGTATGTCTTTACACCTTCAGTGgtttcactatatttattttgtaatttttgctgtgctctttatattttctatatccttattcatttatgtttgtatatattttctacCAATTATCCATCTAATTCTggctatgaatttgcctatttcctttcTTACTTGTTaggttttgctttatattttgaagttatttGATAGCATATTAATCTAAGATTATTATAGCTTTCAAGGTAACTAAACAGTTTATGCAATGTCTCTCTGTATTCCTAATAATAGTTCTTCCATTAAAGCTACCCTTTCTGATACTAGTAAGATCATGCCAGCCTTCTTCGTTGGCTAGTATTCACCTGGTATGTCTTTTCCGTATTCTTTACAGTGCATCTTCTTATAGActtatcttagtttttaaattactctACTACATACAAAAAGAATATATGGAAATTTTTAATGTTCTATCCTAATGTGGACAtaagaatataattttcaatagctttaaaaattttattgtatacttaaaattataAGATTTTAAATGATTTGGGTAATCTTAGTGCTTAGTAAGCATTTACCTGTCCTAATCAATCAGTGAAGTAATTTGATTTGAATACAACCAGTTTTAATTCttatgtcaataaaattttatctcaTTAACAGAGATATAGAAAGTTTACTTAGACACCACTTGTTAACCTTATCAATGCCTTCTGACTAAATCATATACTTTCTTCTCCAATGTAGTTGCTTTTCTTTACTAATTTATTCAACTTCTTAATATAGCCAGAAAGAATTTATCTTTGTTAAAATGATCTAGGAATTAATTTctattaaaagaattatttttttggcAGCAGCAAACAGCATCTGGGAaattagttccctaaccagggatcaaatcatgccccctgctttggaaacacacagtcttaaccactggaccaccaggaaaatccttatttaagaaaaaagcagACTACATTCATAAAACCATAGCATGTTGCGAGTATATCTAAGCAGGCTCTAGAATTAAAGCCAATAAACTATTGATAATATTCTATAAGCAAATAACTATGTGGATATGGGTAAAATAAGgtcaatatttttaaactgaacaTATTACCAAGATTTTAAAGTATGTTATTAGAATAGataaaactttatatttaatatgaagagaattattttctaaagttaTGATATCCACAGAAGTGAATAACATACAGGAGGCCAAAGACATGTTTTGGTAAAGAAATCTATATATTGTGACAAATACAGATATTTAGATTAAATGACAATACTTCAAAATTCTAATACATATTTTCTTAGATTTCAGATAGAGAGTTAAAGAATTGATCAAAAGAGATTGAGAGCCATTAAGTGAGGACAAGAGATGTATAAATGAGAGATACTCAGTCTCATGGCTCATATCTCTTGGAAGCTTTCTCTGTGGGTGGAAGAGATCAGAAAAATCCCTGGATGAACTTAGTCCCAGATGCCTCTAGTAAATGAACAAGAATCAATAATCCCCCTGAAAGAAAAACTGTTAGGTAATTGTAGGTTTTCCAGTGGACCTTTATGCTTGTATGTAAACAATGGACAGAACAGTTATGGCCTGTGGAACTACTGAATGAGAGATCTGGAGAACAATAGAAAGTTCTCAAGAAAGTTCTATCTCTATGAGGCAggtgatttcttctgtgatgagAAAATAGATCTGTCATGAACATATCTACCCTGCCATTAGTTAATCTCTAAAGCAATAACTCCaggatttataaaattataatacgtATACATATGCACAactatcaatatttatttatttattcatagaaTCTTTAGaaaatagtgaaaagaaaaaagagacataACGTTCTGGAAAAAGAATACGAGAATTTACAGTAGGCAGCTTCAGGGTGTCACTGAAAGAACATTTCATACCATTTTATTCAGGAGATTTAGCTGTGATGTttacaaacaaaaggaaaacccaAAATTCGATGATGCTAAAGTTCTTAATATCTAAGTGATTGTGTGAGGATATTTCACATTTCTCCCTAACTTGGGTCTCTTCCCAGCAACCTTCTTAGTGCCCACTTAGCTTCTTTGTTTCTCAAGGTGTAGATCAAAGGATTAAGTGAGGGTGTCACTACAGTGTAGAAGAGGGTGAGGAATTTGCTGTAATTCTGTGTGTATTTGCTCTTGGGTTGAATGTAAATGGAAGCTAGagtcccaaaaaacaaaaccacaacaaTTAGGTGGGACCCACAAGTCCCAAatgctttcctcctgccttcagtggaTTTTATCTTCAGCACACTCCTGACAATGCAGCCATAGGAGACCAGAATAAGCCCCAGAGGTATCACCACATAGAGGACAGAAGCTATGGAGAGCTCATTTTCCAGGAAGGTTGTGTTCACACAGGCAATCTTAATCAGGGCAGGCTCCTCACACGTGAAGTCATCCACCATGTGATGGCTGCAGAGAGGCAATTGGAAAACAAGGATGGTCTGAACAGTGGACCCCACAAAGCCACTGATCCAGGCCAGAGCTGCTAGTTGCTGGAGGAGCTTTGGGTGCATGATCACTCCATAGTGGAGGGGTCGACAGATGGCATTGAAGCGGTCATAGGCCATAACAGTCAGCAGGACACACTCCGTGGAGCCCAGCCCCAAAGCAACATACAGCTGGATCACACAGCCAGTGTAGCTAATGGTCTTGTCAGGCCCCTTGAGATTCCAAAGCATTTGTGGGACAACACTGGTGGTGAAACAGAGGTCCAGGAAGGAGAGATTGGagaggaagaaatacatgggTGTGTGGAGTTTGGGGTTAAAGTATGAGACCAGTATGATCGCTGTGTTCCCCATCAGTGTCAGAATGTATATGATAGAGACGACAAGAAGGAGAACCATCTCCAGGTGGGGCTGGTCAGAAAAGCCCAGTAGGATGAAACCTGCCAGAGTGCTAGCATTTGTTCCTTTCATTGCTTAATTGTGAGTCACCATACTTGGTCATTCTTATTTTGTTCCTGTGGGAAAGAAAGTCAGatcataatcataaaaatataacaaactaaGTAAAATGAGCACTTTGACACTGATTTTTTTATATAGAGAAATAACAGAGTaaaattacacacaaaaaaaattggTATAACAAGTTGTCTTGCTGTGTAAAGAAACACACAGAGTCTGAAAACACCAAGTTCATTGCaaggatatatgtaaacatagaATTGACATAGAtctacaagctggatttagaaaaggcagagaaaccagagatcaaattaccagcatccgctggatcactggaaaagcaagaaaacatctacttttgctttattgactatgccaaagcgtttggctgtgtggatcacaacaaagtgtggaaaattcttaaagagatgggaataccagcacacctgacctgcctcctgagaaatctgttttcagGTCACGAAGCAatttagaagtggacatggaacaacagactggttccaaatcgggaaaggatttggaaccagtctgttccaaaTGTATATTTggaacaaggctgtatattgtcaccctgcttatttaaattatatgaagagtacatcatgtggaatgctgggctgggtgaagcacaagctggaatcaagattgctggcagaaatatcaataacctcagatatgcagatgacaccacccttatgggaaaaagtgaaagaggagaatgaaaaagttggctaaaacttaatatttgtaaaattaagattatggcatccagtcccatcacttcatggcaaatagatatggaaacaatggaaatagtgagagactatttttctgggctccaaaatcactgcagatggtcaattaaaagacacttactccttggaagaaaagctatgaccaacctagacagcataataaaaagcagagacattactttaccaacaaaggcccatttagtcaaagctgtggtttttccagtagtcatgtatgggtgtgagagttggactatatagactactgagcgccaaagaattaatgcttttgaattgtggtgttggagaagactcttgagagtcccttggactgcaaggagatcaaatcagtcaatcctaaaggaaatcagtcctgaatattcattggaaggactgatgctaaagctgaaactccaatactctggccacttgatgtgaagaactgactcattggaaaagaccctgaagctgggaaagattgaaggcataaggAAAGGGGacaaaggaggatgagatggttggatggcattactgactcgatggacatgagtttgagcaagctctgggagttggtgatggacagggaaacctggcgtgctgcagtccatggtgtcaaaaaaatctgacatgactgattgactgaactgaactgaactgagaacatacATTAGAGCATAACTCTGAACAGATGTGAGAAGTATCTCaaattctctgaaaataaaatacacgGGCCGTCAATGTGCATAGTGTGAAAAACCAAAGAAATGGAAGGTAAGATGATTGTTACACATATTCATACAGGATAGATgatagatataaaagaaaaatattgaaaaatacattGATGAGCAAGAGGCTGATAAACAAGGCATATAGAATTCGAAacatggaacaaaataggaatTGTTAGAATTTTCAAAATTGAAGTGTTAGAGATAATTATCGTTAATATTCATTGTTTTTCTGtgaagcaaatatttactgatctAATAAGTTTGGAGGAGAACTTCTGAAATCTCCCCATTTGAATCACAGGTCTGCTATTTTAGGAATATGCTATCCAGGAAATTCTATTTACAATCCCCAATAAGCAATTTCTACCCTATATGACATGAATGGTTCACATGCTTTAATGTAGTTTTATTACAAGAGTTCATGAATTCAGCCACTAATGCAATCCAGTGACCTTCCATCAAGTAAGTTATTTTGATTTATCAGTGTCTTTAGTATTAACTTGCAAAGATTAAGAAACACAGGTATGAAAATTTGTACTTCCGAATGGTCAATTTTGAAGTCTTCAAACAGGAACCATCATTTATCTTGGAGATCGAATTTAAACAAGttgcttaaaaacaaatgaataaacaacaaagccATCCAATTACAATTACTGATTTCCCTTTATCCTAGCAAGAAAATTAAACTTACTTCTAAGAATCCTTCACCTTTATAGCACCTCTCAGGCAATTATTGCACATCCAGTTTAGAGAGGATACGTGGCTTATTTTCTTTGGCATCTGTAGTAATAATCagttgcattttaaattttggccAAGACAAAACTCTCATGTGTTCTGCATACAGAATGATAACTGTTTCCAGAAttatagcaaaagaaagaaactgatctTGGTGGTCACATTGGTTAGCATGTTTCTATCTGTCCATGCATTTTGGTGGTATAATTAAAACCCTGAGTGTTATGATGCACCAAAATTGACATTGACCTTACCTGGTTAAATTTCCTCTATTATTCAGTAAAGTGTAAAACAACTGTGCTTTTGAAAGATCCAACATGTCCTGGGGAAAAGACAGCATGTGAGTGGCCTCACTTTGCTTGATGTAACTCTACaatgtaataatattttcttGTGTATTTGTGTTACAAGAAAAACCAACAATTTCCAACCAGACACTACACTGAAACTGGTCTCACTCCCTTTCACATTTCTGTTCTTAATCAAGATGAGGATAAAAGGACTTATATCTGCAAAGAGACGAAGCTGGGAAGTATTCCATAATTAAGAGTCAATGTCAGTTTATACATGAAAAACTGCTTTTGTTCACTGCTAAAGGCAAGTAGTTCTGGATTTCTTCAagttttaaaatggattttctttttcttcccccaccTAAACAGCAAAGTACTACTTTCCAGAAAGAATGACAATCCAGCTGTGGAGATTCTTGGGGATTTTGATGAGAAGGTCATTTATGATCACAGATCTAGGACAAGCAGTGGAGGAACCCCATGTGTGCAGTTTGTTGGCCCCCTTTTTCCTGTAATCTCATGGTTCAAGTCTCTTCAGATGGATGGTGCTTAGCTTGCTTCCTCTGCACACACCTCTGGAGTTCTTCCCAGGCTACTTCCTACCATTATATTAGAGAGGAAGACATTCCCTGGAGAGAGAAGAGCCATGGAGACtgtgcttctgttgctgctgaaAGACAATCAATTGCACACCACCTGCTAAACACACATGTGCAAAATTGTCAATGTTATACAGATAGTACcttaaaagatttatttgttgaaattcattaaaatttttattagttaAACTCAGTTTTGAACATAGTATGGAGACATGCATGTATCTGGAAATATGTTCTTGAAGTTTACA
This genomic window from Bos mutus isolate GX-2022 chromosome 23, NWIPB_WYAK_1.1, whole genome shotgun sequence contains:
- the LOC102265793 gene encoding olfactory receptor 2G3, which encodes MKGTNASTLAGFILLGFSDQPHLEMVLLLVVSIIYILTLMGNTAIILVSYFNPKLHTPMYFFLSNLSFLDLCFTTSVVPQMLWNLKGPDKTISYTGCVIQLYVALGLGSTECVLLTVMAYDRFNAICRPLHYGVIMHPKLLQQLAALAWISGFVGSTVQTILVFQLPLCSHHMVDDFTCEEPALIKIACVNTTFLENELSIASVLYVVIPLGLILVSYGCIVRSVLKIKSTEGRRKAFGTCGSHLIVVVLFFGTLASIYIQPKSKYTQNYSKFLTLFYTVVTPSLNPLIYTLRNKEAKWALRRLLGRDPS